A genomic stretch from Setaria italica strain Yugu1 chromosome VII, Setaria_italica_v2.0, whole genome shotgun sequence includes:
- the LOC101767932 gene encoding dof zinc finger protein 1 isoform X2 gives MDAAHWQQSLGLVKPMEEMLMAANAGAAAANTGQGSNPNPPAPAPSSVPGGGALRAGAPPAVAGAGSTERRARPQKEKALNCPRCNSTNTKFCYYNNYSLQQPRYFCKTCRRYWTEGGSLRNVPVGGGSRKNKRSSSSSASASTSASVTSSSMASTAGAASKNPKLAHEGAQDLNLAFPHHSGLHAPEFGAFPSLESSSVCNSGGAMASNGRGGGGGGAGPAVGALSAMELLRSSGCYMPLQMPMHMPGDYAAGGFALGEFRAPPPSQSVLGFSLDAHGPGPGAAAAGYGSSAGLQGVPENAGRLLFPFEDLKPPVSSGGGGVATGASGGDGDGNSGHPQFDHNKDQGGGAPSAGHDPPGFWNGMIGGSGASW, from the exons ATGGATGCAGCCCACTGGCAGCAG AGCTTAGGGCTGGTGAAGCCCATGGAGGAGATGCTGATGGCGGCCaacgcgggcgccgccgccgcgaacaCGGGCCAGGGCTCGAATCcgaacccgccggcgccggcgccgtcgtcggtACCTGGGGGAGGCGCCCtgcgcgccggcgcgccgccggccgtggcgggcgCGGGTAGCACggagcggcgcgcgcggccgcagAAGGAGAAGGCGCTCAACTGTCCGCGGTGCAactccaccaacaccaagtTCTGCTATTACAACAACTACAGCCTCCAGCAGCCGCGCTACTTCTGCAAGACGTGCCGCCGCTACTGGACGGAGGGCGGCTCCCTCCGGAACgtccccgtcggcggcggctcccgGAAGAACAagcgctcctcctcgtcgtccgcgtccgcctccacctccgcctcggtCACGAGCTCGTCTATGGCCAGCACAGCTGGGGCGGCGTCCAAGAACCCCAAGCTGGCGCACGAGGGCGCGCAGGACCTTAACCTGGCGTTCCCGCACCACAGCGGCTTGCACGCGCCCGAGTTCGGGGCGTTCCCGAGCCTGGAGAGCAGCAGCGTGTGCAACTCCGGTGGTGCAATGGCGAGCaacggccggggcggcggcggcggcggcgcggggcccgCGGTCGGCGCCCTCTCGGCCATGGAGCTGCTGCGGAGCTCCGGCTGCTACATGCCGCTGCAGATGCCGATGCATATGCCCGGAGATTACGCGGCGGGAGGGTTCGCGCTCGGAGAGTTCCGCGCGCCTCCACCGTCACAGAGCGTGCTCGGGTTCTCGCTGGACGCGCACGGCCCGGGGCCCGGTGCTGCCGCGGCCGGGTACGGCTCCAGCGCGGGGTTGCAGGGCGTGCCGGAGAACGCGGGCAGGTTATTGTTCCCGTTCGAGGACTTGAAGCCGCCGGTTAGTTCGGGAGGCGGCGGTGTGGCCACCGGTgcaagcggcggcgacggcgatggaAACAGCGGCCACCCCCAGTTTGACCACAACAAGGACCAAGGAGGTGGAGCCCCCAGTGCCGGGCACGACCCGCCGGGATTCTGGAACGGCATGATCGGCGGCAGTGGCGCTTCTTGGTAA
- the LOC101767932 gene encoding dof zinc finger protein 1 isoform X1 produces MCSRSSSGSTTATHNPTRAQTKSLGLVKPMEEMLMAANAGAAAANTGQGSNPNPPAPAPSSVPGGGALRAGAPPAVAGAGSTERRARPQKEKALNCPRCNSTNTKFCYYNNYSLQQPRYFCKTCRRYWTEGGSLRNVPVGGGSRKNKRSSSSSASASTSASVTSSSMASTAGAASKNPKLAHEGAQDLNLAFPHHSGLHAPEFGAFPSLESSSVCNSGGAMASNGRGGGGGGAGPAVGALSAMELLRSSGCYMPLQMPMHMPGDYAAGGFALGEFRAPPPSQSVLGFSLDAHGPGPGAAAAGYGSSAGLQGVPENAGRLLFPFEDLKPPVSSGGGGVATGASGGDGDGNSGHPQFDHNKDQGGGAPSAGHDPPGFWNGMIGGSGASW; encoded by the exons ATGTGtagcagaagcagcagcggcAGTACTACTGCAACACACAACCCTACAAGAGCACAAACAAAG AGCTTAGGGCTGGTGAAGCCCATGGAGGAGATGCTGATGGCGGCCaacgcgggcgccgccgccgcgaacaCGGGCCAGGGCTCGAATCcgaacccgccggcgccggcgccgtcgtcggtACCTGGGGGAGGCGCCCtgcgcgccggcgcgccgccggccgtggcgggcgCGGGTAGCACggagcggcgcgcgcggccgcagAAGGAGAAGGCGCTCAACTGTCCGCGGTGCAactccaccaacaccaagtTCTGCTATTACAACAACTACAGCCTCCAGCAGCCGCGCTACTTCTGCAAGACGTGCCGCCGCTACTGGACGGAGGGCGGCTCCCTCCGGAACgtccccgtcggcggcggctcccgGAAGAACAagcgctcctcctcgtcgtccgcgtccgcctccacctccgcctcggtCACGAGCTCGTCTATGGCCAGCACAGCTGGGGCGGCGTCCAAGAACCCCAAGCTGGCGCACGAGGGCGCGCAGGACCTTAACCTGGCGTTCCCGCACCACAGCGGCTTGCACGCGCCCGAGTTCGGGGCGTTCCCGAGCCTGGAGAGCAGCAGCGTGTGCAACTCCGGTGGTGCAATGGCGAGCaacggccggggcggcggcggcggcggcgcggggcccgCGGTCGGCGCCCTCTCGGCCATGGAGCTGCTGCGGAGCTCCGGCTGCTACATGCCGCTGCAGATGCCGATGCATATGCCCGGAGATTACGCGGCGGGAGGGTTCGCGCTCGGAGAGTTCCGCGCGCCTCCACCGTCACAGAGCGTGCTCGGGTTCTCGCTGGACGCGCACGGCCCGGGGCCCGGTGCTGCCGCGGCCGGGTACGGCTCCAGCGCGGGGTTGCAGGGCGTGCCGGAGAACGCGGGCAGGTTATTGTTCCCGTTCGAGGACTTGAAGCCGCCGGTTAGTTCGGGAGGCGGCGGTGTGGCCACCGGTgcaagcggcggcgacggcgatggaAACAGCGGCCACCCCCAGTTTGACCACAACAAGGACCAAGGAGGTGGAGCCCCCAGTGCCGGGCACGACCCGCCGGGATTCTGGAACGGCATGATCGGCGGCAGTGGCGCTTCTTGGTAA
- the LOC101771696 gene encoding LOW QUALITY PROTEIN: uncharacterized protein LOC101771696 (The sequence of the model RefSeq protein was modified relative to this genomic sequence to represent the inferred CDS: inserted 1 base in 1 codon), which translates to MVGVGVESPAPPAARRLRPGRVSAKRSWPPGCGRPPPATPPAQPLAAAAGDGEKGADGGAGVLGGRAGDSIAPAAVSAPAQNGSLLQQQGSDKGDEAIAPAAVSPVAQNGALPRQQGADKVEEAAAPAAVSPVAQNGDLPQLQGLHKLVPERAREDGDKWEDGEAQLLSDAGVLLLDGREGSRVAEVAAASVKVLESCGIVGAASFVQNGCEVAGELAVKEQGGGGSGDVGREEVAAGGDAMETGNRTGGGGLERKENGVAGSRKKRWMMSALNPPPKKRAVSAVRKFPPGCGRTAVTTTDSGVLEVSPIRTFTPDCGRSTVASTDNGHGEGLSLQATPVKSGDAVVAIPVLGRPASSTEASNEKLEGKKIVDEENSWACNRVQILDDFVGTEQDGGLQQNVVAKPTLGKSSSEKVKRIHSPCEGKHVARAVVDAKMKNKLAGSIDSKTKGNRLESDEMNTALLYNAKASVAGKMQLQRKTLSTKKEVVCSNVNMKQKKSTRKLKGDGIGKDNLHGSARESKFGKQVVTNKIEQSDGMNLVPEQIIVQALMAPDKCPWSRGRKSIASASKSVPPKNKLKGKDATPIKLLTGKVASRESIHDETMEDNDNSNMEGDDSKALVVYEEKRETCVTVPPSVPSGSQHTQPGDHDVDARSKVRKLLQLFQAICRKLMQVEEQGIRNVGRVDFEASKVLKNDPIYKKLGSIVGNIPGVEIGDEFHFRVELSIVGLHRPNQAGIDTAKVNSVPVAISIVASGGYPDELSSXDELIYTGFGGKAGGNKEADDQKLERGNLALKNCIEAKTPVRVIHGFKGQSKVGQSRGKQTSTFVYDGLYEVVECWKEGPKGEMVFKYKLRRIAGQAELALHAVKVTRKSKVLEGLYLSDISQGFERIPICFINTIDDMRPAPFRYITQVIYPPWYEEEPPAGCDCTNGCSDSIRCGCVVKNGGEIPFNFNGAIVEARPLIYECGPSCRCPPTFHNRVSQHGIKIPLEIFKTGQTGWGVRSLSSISSGNFICEYTGKLLEDEEAEKRQNDVYLFDIGDNYHDEELWKGLKSVVGVQSSTSSSKTMEGFTIDAAECGNVGRFINHSCSLNLYAQNVLWNHDDMRMPHVMFFALENIPPLQELTYHYNYKVGQVYDKNGEEKFKHCYCGASDCCGRLY; encoded by the exons ATGGTGGGGGTCGGGGTGgagtcgccggcgccgcccgcggcccgcAGGTTGAGGCCTGGGAGGGTCTCCGCCAAGCGGTCCTGGCCGCCTGGGTGCGGCCGGCCCCCGCCCGCGACCCCTCCCGCGcagcccctcgccgccgcggcaggcGATGGGGAGAAGGGAGcggatggcggcgccggcgttctCGGCGGCAGAGCAGGCGACTCgatcgcccccgccgccgtttCGGCTCCGGCTCAGAACGGCTCCCTGCTTCAGCAGCAGGGCTCGGATAAGGGGGATGAGGCGATCGCCCCGGCCGCAGTTTCACCTGTGGCCCAGAACGGCGCCCTGCCTCGGCAGCAGGGGGCGGAtaaggtggaggaggcggctgCCCCTGCTGCAGTTTCACCTGTGGCTCAGAACGGCGACCTGCCTCAGCTGCAGGGGTTGCATAAG TTGGTTCCTGAGAGGGCAAGGGAGGATGGAGACAAGTGGGAGGATGGAGAGGCGCAATTGCTGAGCGATGCAGGTGTGCTGCTGCTGGATGGTCGGGAGGGGAGCAGGGTGGCAGAGGTGGCGGCAGCATCGGTGAAAGTACTGGAGAGTTGTGGCATTGTTGGTGCTGCTAGTTTTGTGCAGAATGGTTGTGAGGTGGCTGGAGAGTTGGCAGTCAAGGAGCAGggaggtggtggcagcggcgatGTGGGGAGGGAGGAGGTTGCTGCTGGTGGGGATGCCATGGAGACGGGAAACAGGACAGGTGGTGGTGGTTTAGAGAGGAAGGAAAATGGAGTTGCAGGAAGTAGAAAAAAGAGATGGATGATGTCCGCTTTGAATCCGCCGCCCAAGAAGAGGGCGGTCTCAGCTGTACGCAAATTTCCACCTGGCTGTGGGAGGA CTGCTGTTACCACCACAGACAGTGGAGTTTTGGAGGTCTCACCCATACGCACATTTACTCCTGACTGCGGGAGGTCTACTGTTGCTTCCACAGACAATGGACATGGAGAGGGGTTGTCGTTACAAGCAACACCTGTCAAAAGTGGTGATGCCGTGGTGGCAATTCCAGTTTTAGGCAGGCCTGCGTCTTCGACAGAGGCCTCTAATGAGAAATTGGAAGGCAAGAAAATTGTGGATGAAGAAAATAGCTGGGCTTGTAATAGGGTCCAAATTCTAGATGATTTTGTAGGTACTGAACAAGATGGTGGCCTGCAGCAAAATGTTGTTGCAAAACCTACATTGGGGAAAAGTTCCAGTGAGAAGGTGAAGAGGATACACTCACCATGTGAAGGGAAGCATGTAGCACGAGCAGTGGTGGATgctaaaatgaaaaataaactTGCAGGAAGCATTGATTcaaagacaaaaggaaacagGTTGGAGAGTGACGAGATGAATACGGCATTGCTTTATAATGCAAAGGCATCTGTAGCAGGGAAGATGCAATTGCAACGTAAGACTTTGAGCACTAAAAAAGAAGTGGTGTGCTCAAATGTGAACATGAAGCAAAAAAAGTCTACTCGTAAGCTGAAGGGTGATGGCATAGGCAAGGATAATTTGCATGGGTCCGCTAGGGAGTCCAAGTTTGGAAAACAGGTTGTAACTAATAAAATTGAACAAAGTGATGGTATGAACCTTGTGCCTGAACAAATAATTGTTCAAGCATTGATGGCTCCCGACAAATGCCCTTGGTCACGAGGAAGAAAGTCTATTGCTAGTGCTTCCAAGTCTGTTCCTCCTAAGAACAAGCTTAAGGGAAAAGATGCTACTCCAATAAAATTATTGACGGGAAAGGTGGCCTCTCGTGAATCGATCCATGATGAGACAATGGAGGACAATGACAATTCTAACATGGAAGGTGATGACTCCAAGGCACTAGTGGTGTATGAAGAAAAGCGTGAAACATGCGTCACGgttcctccatctgttccttctGGGTCACAACACACACAACCTGGGGACCATGATGTAGATGCTCGAAGCAAAGTTAGGAAGTTGCTCCAATTGTTCCAGGCGATATGTCGAAAGCTTATGCAAGTTGAGGAACAAGGTATTCGCAATGTTGGAAGGGTTGACTTTGAAGCAAGCAAGGTTTTGAAGAATGACCCTATCTATAAAAAGCTTGGGTCCATTGTGGGAAATATTCCTGGTGTTGAAATTGGCGATGAATTTCATTTTAGAGTTGAGTTGTCAATAGTTGGTCTCCATCGCCCAAATCAAGCAGGTATTGACACTGCTAAGGTGAATAGTGTTCCTGTTGCTATAAGTATTGTTGCCTCTGGAGGCTATCCTGACGAGCTATCAA TCGATGAACTAATATACACTGGCTTCGGAGGAAAGGCTGGTGGCAATAAAGAAGCAGACGATCAAAAGCTTGAGCGGGGTAATCTCGCTTTGAAGAATTGCATAGAAGCCAAGACCCCAGTTCGAGTGATTCATGGTTTCAAAGGTCAAAGTAAAGTTGGTCAATCTAGAGGCAAGCAAACATCGACTTTTGTTTATGATGGGTTGTATGAGGTGGTGGAATGTTGGAAAGAAGGCCCAAAAGGCGAGATGGTCTTCAAGTACAAGTTACGGAGGATCGCAGGACAAGCAGAATTAGCCCTACACGCAGTCAAGGTGACGAGGAAGTCCAAAGTTCTTGAAGGTCTCTATTTGTCTGATATATCTCAGGGATTTGAGAGGATACCCATATGTTTCATCAACACAATTGATGACATGAGGCCAGCACCATTTAGATACATCACCCAGGTCATATATCCACCTTGGTATGAAGAAGAACCTCCAGCAGGCTGTGACTGCACAAACGGCTGCTCGGACTCTATTAGATGTGGATGTGTAGTGAAGAATGGAGGGGAAATACCGTTCAATTTCAATGGTGCGATCGTCGAGGCCAGGCCCCTCATATATGAGTGTGGTCCATCATGCAG ATGCCCGCCAACATTCCACAATAGGGTGAGTCAGCATGGTATCAAAATTCCACTAGAAATATTCAAGACAGGTCAGACAGGTTGGGGTGTAAGATCCCTCAGTTCTATATCTTCAGGCAATTTCATATGCGAGTATACTGGTAAGCTCTTGGAAGATGAAGAAGCTGAAAAGAGACAGAATGACGTGTATCTATTTGATATTGGTGATAACTACCATGATGAAGAACTTTGGAAGGGGCTAAAGTCAGTGGTTGGTGTGCAATCTTCTACCTCGTCCTCCAAGACAATGGAAGGCTTCACAATAGATGCAGCTGAGTGTGGCAATGTGGGAAGATTCATCAACCATAGTTGTTCACTAAACCTCTATGCCCAAAATGTTCTCTGGAACCATGATGACATGAGGATGCCACATGTTATGTTTTTTGCTCTTGAGAATATCCCGCCACTACAAGAGCTGACCTACCATTATAATTATAAGGTAGGCCAGGTCTATGACAAGAATGGCGAGGAGAAGTTTAAACATTGCTACTGTGGCGCCTCTGATTGCTGTGGCAGGCTCTACTAG